The region AATTTCTCATTAACCACTTCCGTTGCCTTCTGAGAAAGCTCTAACCTTTCCGGATCAATATCTACGAGACATAGCTCCCCACAGTCAAGCCCAGGAATCTGGAAGATGTCCTTACTGAGAACTGGGACGAAGCCGCTTCCAGCCCCAAGATAAGTAATCTTAATCATGCTGGTTCAGCTCCACACCATTCGCTAAGAACTTTATGCGATCTTCTAAATAGTCTTTCATCCTCTGAGCTCGCCTAAAAATCGTTCAGCATGCGAAATGGACGGCTAAAGTTCGTTAAATCAGCGGCTATAATAATATGATGTTGCCCCTTCACGTTGATACTGGTAAAAAAGTCTTCAAGGTTAAACTATTCATTGCTCATGCCATTTTCTTAGCGCTGTTCTGTATATTCTCCGCCGCCATCCACTCTCTCGTCTCCTCAATGCGAACAAGTATATGAAGCCCCATCGTTATCACCGTGAAGATTAGAGCTATGAAACCGCATAAAATTATAGCCGCCAAGAACTCCCTGAATAGAAACATAAATACTATGTTTATGCATGCCATTCCTTCGGTTATGAACATGAGTAGCGTGAAGTAACGCTTGTACCCAAAAGAGGAGCAAAGCTTGAACAGTTTTTCCTTTAAGTCCATGATCAAATATTCAGGCATAACATGTATTTAAAATATTGGTTGCAACCCTGTATTCTAAGCCTAATATTTTCGGCATGGTATATGCGGATTAACCATGCACTTTGATGCCTCTTACAGGTGGCAACAACCCATTCTTATCAATAACACTTTTTATTAACTATACCTATTGGGCTGTTATGATCCCCTCAAGATTCGCGGCGCTCATCGCTGTCTTTGCCTCATTACATGCCATTCTATATTTAATGTCATTTGGGCTCTGGAGAAACTGGGCCATCTATCTTGAACCACTTGAGGGAATCATACTTGGTCCATATGCTGGGGCATTTACCGCGCTGATAGGAGGGGCCATCGCCAGATCCATCAGACCCAATGAATACCTGGTCTTCGGCATAGTCGCTGAGCCTATAGGTGTACTTGCTACTGGATTCTTAGCCAGAGGCAAATGGCGCGGGGTCCTCCTCCTCTACGCGTTTATGCTTCTAGCCTATTTCATGCACCCAATAGGAAGATCGCTTCCCCTCTGGGCGATCATTGATATTATCATAGCACTCGTCTTGATCTATCCGATTGCCAGAATGATGAAAAATGTTAGTTGGGATAACTATAGGCGCCTAACCATAGCCATTCCGCTAATCTCATTCATCGGCACCGTCACAGATGCTCTTGCAAGAATCTTCCTCCTGGTTCCATTGAATCTTTACACGATCTTTGGGCTGACCCAAGAAGCCTTATACTATGTCTTCGCAGCCGGGGCCATTGACTCATTCATAGAAGACTGTATTGCAATCATCATCTCCATTTTGGTTACTGTTCCAATCATCAGCGCAATTCGCAGAGTTCCAGCTTTTAGATCCTTATGGCCATCCTCTTAAGTTTCTCAACAGTATATCACAAAAAGTCTTGATCAATTCCAGATCCTTAATGCAAGGGATACGTTGAAATTCTTGCCTTCTTATGTTTATAACAAGATTACTCCCTCATACACCTTCTCCGCAGGACCCCTCATTAATATGCCTTCAATTTTATACTCAATAGCTAGGTCTCCGCCGAGCAGATGGACAATGCATTTTGGCCCCAATTTTCCTATGGCGTTCCCGGCCGCGACTGAGGCGCAGGCCCCTGTCCCGCATGCCAGGGTCTCCCCTACACCCCTCTCCCAAACGCGCACACTGATTTCATCCATCTTCAAGATCTGAACAAACTCCACATTGATTCTGCTTGGAAAAATAGGGTGATTCTCAATTTTCGGCCCGATTTTTTCGACGGGAAAATCCTTAACGTTGTCGACGAATATTACGCAATGCGGGTTCCCTAGGGAGAGGCATGTCGCCTTAAACAGGGCTCCGTCCACTTTTAGGCTCTCATTTATAAACCTACCTTTCCCCAGAACTGGTATCCTTTCTCTCTCCCAAATAGGCTTACCCATGTCAACAGTTGCTGATAGAACTTTCCCCTTCTCCGTTTCCAGCCAGACCCTTCTAACCCCAGCAAGCGTTTCCACAGAGATTTCTTCTTTCTGAACTATCCCATTCTCGTAGCAATACTTAGCGAAGCATCTTATCCCATTTCCACACATCTCCGCTTCGCTTCCGTCAGCGTTGAATATTCTCATCTTGACATCCGCCACCTGTGAGGGTTCAATTAGAAGAAGCCCGTCAGCCCCTATGGAGAATCTCCTCCTGCAGATACAGCGTGCAACATTGCTGAGAATCTCTTCAGCCAGAAGCCCCGACCTATTATCTATTAGCACATAATCATTCCCTATCCCATGCATCTTCCAGAATGGAATGCGGATCCCCTTAGACATTTATCCACCTCAAACAATAAGTTAAATCTTTAATGAACTTGAGAAATCCTGCATCAACATTTTATGAACATTGGCCTCCATTTTTTACCCCTCACATAAAATCGATGTACTGGCCAATGCCAGCGGACACTGCCTTATCGTAGACGAGTTTCGCAGTTGCAGCGTCTTGGATGGCTAAACCAGACGAGGCGAAGACCGTTATTTCTCGGTCCGATGTTCTTCCATCCTTAAGACCAGCTACCACCTCGCAAATATCGCCCCAGATGTCTCTCTCAGATATTAACCCCCTAGAATAGGGGACATTAACCTCGCTTGAATGGAGACCCTGCTCCCAATCATCAAGAACAATCTTGGCGTTTTTCAGGATCTTCGGGTCTAGCTCCTCCTTACCAGGCGCATCTGCACCTATACATGAAAAATGCTGTCCTTCTGACACCCATTCGTACGAAACGATTGGTCTTCTAGACGGCGTTGTTGTAACAACAATGTCCGCTCCAATTACAGCTTCTCTAACTTTCTCGACCGGGGTTATCTTCACAAAATCAGCGTACGCCTCGATTATCCCCTCAATAAGTTTCTCCCTCGTTGAGTCAGGTCTACTCCAAACTTTCACCTCATCTAGGCTTTCATAAACCGTGAGAAGAGCTTGCAGCTGGGTTTTGGCCTGCGTCCCAGCACCGACGAGACCTACAATCTTAGGTTCTTTCCTTGCCAGATATTTTGCGGCAATACCTCCGGCTGCGCCTGTTCTCACCGCTGTGATTCGGTTTCCAGACATTATCGCTAGCGGCATGCCAGTTCTAGGCTCGATCAGGATTATTGTTGCCATGACCGTTGGAAGACCGTGCCTCACTGGGTTGTCAGGATGGGAGTTCACAATCTTAACTGCGGATATGTCTAGCCTCTCAAGATAAGATGGCATCGATCTAAGGTCGCCGCCGTACCTATCATATATCAGGAACTGCTTTGATGGCATCTGTACATGTCCCAGGCCCTTCTCTTTAAAGGCCGCTTCTACAGCCTTAATAGTCTCCTCCATTGACAGTAAAGGCTCTATATCCCTCTCAGTCAGAATAAGAACCTTCAATTCTATATTGTCCTCTCAATTGGTATCCCATGAGAGGGATCCCTCACAACCTTATAGAACTCTTCAAGCAGCCTCCTCGTCACAGGTCCAATCTTGCCCTCTCCAATAACACGTTTATTCACCTCTCTTATCGGCATGATCTCCGCGGCGGTTCCAGTCATAAATGCCTCATCAGCGCTGTAAAGCTCAGCCACCGTGATTGCCCTCTCGATGACTGGGTAGCCGAGTTTCTCAGCAATCTTCTTCACTACGCTCGCCGTGATCCCGCAGAGGGGGCCGCTTGAGGGGGGAGGCGTGAACAGTCTCCCATCCTTCACGATGAATATATTCTCGCCTGTAGGTTCGCAGATGCATCCATGCGTGTCTAGGATTATGGCCTCATCTGCCCCAGCATTGTTAGCCTCGATCTTGGCTAATATGCTGTTCAAGTAGTTCAACGATTTTATCTCATGGGTTGTAGCGTCGACAGGGTCTCTCCTAGTCCAAGAGATTATCATGCTCATGCCGCGGTTCCTCTTCTCGTCATCGTAAAGTTTGAGCATAGGAACCGCGATGATTATTATGGTTGGTCGGGGGCATTTCCTCGGGTCTAAGCCTAGATCGCCAACACCTCTCGTGACTACTAGGCGAATGTAAGCATCCCTCAGCCCATTCACCCTTAAAGTCTCAAGGACGGCTTGAATCATCTCTTCCTTGCTTAATGGAATCTCAAGCATGATCGCGCGGGCTGAATTGTAGAGGCGGTCTATATGCTCCTTCAGCTGGAAGACTATGCCATTATACGATCTTATCCCCTCAAAAACGCCGTCGCCGTAAAGGAGACCATGGTCGAACACCGATATCTTGGCTTCAGACTTTGGATAATACTTGCCATCTATATAGACGAGCGGTTCTCTCTCTGACAAAAGATGCACCTCACACTTGGATCTAGATAATCCTCAAATTTATTTTTCTTTTTCTATCGAGGACGGATGAGACTGTATCTATCCATAGAAACGCGGTCTCTTAGAAACGGCCATGGGCAGAGAAAGTGGCATGAAGGGCTTTCCCTTCGTAATACTCTTTATCTCAGCAATAAGATCTTCGAGTTTCATCATTCTTATTCTACTGGACTGCCCAGCCCTACTTAGACGACGATCTCGAACAGCAAGATTTCCGGTCTCCACCTCTCTCTTTCCGACGACGACGATATAGGGGATCCACTCCATCTCAGCCTCCCTAACCTTCTTCTGCATCGTCATCTGCCTATCATCCCAGTCAGCTCTAATGCTTTCCTCAGAGATCCTAATCGCAATACTCTCAGCATCGCCATAAAACTCTTCGGACACCGGGATAATCCTCACCTGGGTCGGGGAGAGCCAGAGTGGCAGCATCGGGGCCTTGCCGTTCTGCTGATCCATGTAAGCCTTTTCCAGAATTGCGTATATGTCCCTCTCGATCGCTCCGCTTGGTGAGCAATGAAGGATCAGCGGATTCACTTTTTCGCCCTTCTCGTCGACAAATGTTATTCCATATCTGGCCCCATTCTCTATGTCTATCTGGTCTGTTGAGAGGGCGGAGGCTTTGCCGAGACTATCAACAAAGTTTATCTCCCATTTCAGGATGAAATAGAAGAATCGCTCCTCCCACATCTCTACCAGAGCCGGTTTCCCGAAGATCTTCACAATCGAGACTATGAAATCCCTATTATCCTTATAGAAATCCTTGGTGAATCTTATGGCCAACTCGCAATCATCTCTTGTCAACTCAAGACCCTCAAGAGTCTCAAGGCTCAGCCTGAACCTCCTTACAAATTCCTCTTTCGCTTGGTTTATATCCGCGCATAGGGCGTGGCAGTCTGGCATTGTGAAGCTCCTAAGCCTCCTCAGCCCGGCAAGCTCACCGCTCTTCTCTCTCCTGAAACTGTATCTCGTCAACTCATAGATCTTTAGTGGCAGTTGGCGATAGGAGATCTGCGCGTCATGCGCCAGCAGGAACTGACCGAAACATGCGCTGAACCTCAGGAAAAACTCCTTGTCGTCAGATTTTAGTATGTACTGCCGTGCGGGAAACCTATGTAGATAACTCGCTAGGCTTGGATGTTCCAGATCATACATTACCGGCGTTTCAACTTCCATCCCGCCATATGCTATCACCTTCTCTGTGACGTAACGTTCAATAAGAGACTTGACGAGCCTACCCTTAGGATACCACCTGAAGTTCCCCGAGTCGCTTGCGGGCTCATAATCCGCCAACTCAAGTCTCTTCATAATGTTTACATGCGGAGGAACCTGCTGGACCGCTCTCACCTTAGAAATTTCATATTCTGCAAACTTCTTGAGATTCTCATGCCCAGTAAAATTGAACTCGTCAACTGGAATGAGATCGCCATCAGGCTTGAGGATATACCAATAAGACCTCAGTTTCTCCTCAGCCTCTAAGGCCTTGGATACAACCTCAGCCTCCCTTTTAACGCCGGAAGATATAGTTTTAAACTGTTCCGCAAGCGGGTGGCCCTTGATCGATATGGAGAACTGCTTGCACCATCCGAACGGCGCACGATAGGTCTCGATGCCCTTTTCTTTGGCGTATGCCTCCATCTCCTTAAGAATACTGAGCGCATCGCTTGGACTTGCAAGTTCGCCGCTAAGGTGAGCGTATGGGTATAGGAGAATCCTGTTAACCTTTACCTGGTCCAGGTAGCCTTTAACCTGATCTATCGCTTCTCTCGCTGTCTGAGGGGAATCCCCTTTTTCAACACAGGTGAAGAGGACTACTAGCTCCTCTATTCTGCTGGTCTCCTCTTTACACTCCTCGGCTGAGGGTATCTCCTTCTTGATTGGGCGATACTCAATGAAGTCTGAGTGAAGTTGAAGTATTCTCAATAGGTAAGCCCCATTGGGACCATGCAGCAACCAGTCTTATGCTTAATCCTAGAATAAAGATTTTTTGTTCGACTGGACGTAAGATGAACAGCCGGCTTCAGGAGACTGAGAGCACCAGTTGATCAATAGGTCTTGCCGATCTAGATAGCCTAAGAGAGGAGATTATTAGATTAAAAATACTTTCTTTGTCCCATTCTCTTCCCCAGTCATTATATAGAAGTGACTTTCCACTTTCATGACATAAATAAACGCCTATGCTGTAAACGTTCCCTCTCCTCTTAACAATTCTGCTTATGCCGGAGACTTCAGCAGCCTCGATTACGGCCTCCATAATAACTCTCTCCCTTTTCGGATCCCCTCCAATGTGTGGGGTAAGAATCAGAAATTCAGCCATCTTTATTGCACCCATCCCAAACTGGAGTCGAATAATATTTAAAGAATCTGTGAAAAATGGGGGAGGGGTCCACAAGTCAGCATGGTCGATCTTTTATTATGCGGAGCGAAAGGGGCTCCTTAAATGATTTGCCTACTGTAACCTGTAGCGCCACTTATCCACCATTCTATCTTTTCTAGTAGCCTTCTTATACTCCTTGTAATGGTCTTTGCAAAGGTATACGCGTCTCGCCATTTGCACTTTGATACCTGCAGAGGTCACATTTTCTAGAGGTAACGATCTTACAGCCTCCTTCTCACAGTTTTCCACGCTACATATTGTCCCTTTAGATACTCTGCCCAATTTAACCGCCATTCTATTAGGCTACTGAGAAACTAACTGTTGATTATTCACCTTAAAAGAGTTTTCCAGAAACTTTATGCGCACAAAAGTCGACTCATGCAATTAAGGACTGCAGAAAATCATTCATCGCTTTACATAGGCATCAGCAGTATGTCCGGTTCTTCGATTGACAGCCACTTCATAATCCATGGAAAGGCTTTGCAGCCGCTTACCTCATGACCACCATCGAATAAATCTAGGGCCAGTCTCTCCCCAACATTGAGGAGATGATAAGCTTTTTTCGTCTCCAAATAGGCCTTAAGCACCCCATTTATGGGAAAGATTGGATCATTAATGCCTGCCTCTATAAGTAAGGGTCTCGGCGCAATCAACGAGGCGATGTCGTAGATTTCTGCATACATCAACAATGCTGGCACATAGTTGCAGATGCAATGGTTCATTGCGAGTATACTATCGAAGAATGTGCAGAAAGACCCGCTTAGGACTGAAACCCTGATCCTTTCATCAATGGCCGAAGCATATAGTAATGTTGTTCCGCCAGCGGATAATCCCATCCCGCCTATTCTCCTCGCGTCAACCTCGCTTCTCTGCTGTAAATAATCTATTATTTTCATCACGTCCCATACTCTAAACCCGACCATAGAGGATCCGAGCATAAAAGCCCAGACGGTCGCTAGATGGCAAGAGTTATTCCTCCTTCCCTTCCTAACATCTTCAACATTTCTTCTCTCCCCAAATGCAAACTGGTCTGGAACCGCAACTAAAAGACCCATCCTAACAAGTTGAACCGCAAAATCTTTATAGATGCCCTCGGGGCTGTCCCGGAATTTTCCTTCCTCCGTTATGCCCGAAATCTCATCTTTTCCATATCCGTGGCCATGGAGCGCGATGACAGCTGGAGCCTTGCCATTAATATTCTCGGGTATGAGGATGTAGAGGGGCGCCCATAAATGAGGTCTCGTCTCAATGAGTACTTTCTGCATAAGAAAACCTGGGCGGCTTACCTCCGAAACAACTTTGAAGTTAATCTTGAATCCTTCGGGGAGATTTAGAAGCTCCGCTAACTTACATCTAAGTTTTGGCCTCCAAAGCAACCACTCCTCGATGTCTGACGCTTGAAAACCGAGGGTTCTAGTTTGCTTCTTGTAGATGCTTCTAAAATATGATTGAGGCTGGAGCAGTCTTTTCATGAGTATTAATTTTATGCATGTTTTCCTCTTAACCTGATCGCACGCAGCAAATCATCAGTTATGCCGCAAACAGGCTCGACAACCCCTTATAATAATTCTATCTTATCATGAACAGTGGTCGCTCGTTCATAAATCCTCTTCTTAGATCCGAACCCCG is a window of Candidatus Bathyarchaeota archaeon DNA encoding:
- a CDS encoding threonine--tRNA ligase produces the protein MRILQLHSDFIEYRPIKKEIPSAEECKEETSRIEELVVLFTCVEKGDSPQTAREAIDQVKGYLDQVKVNRILLYPYAHLSGELASPSDALSILKEMEAYAKEKGIETYRAPFGWCKQFSISIKGHPLAEQFKTISSGVKREAEVVSKALEAEEKLRSYWYILKPDGDLIPVDEFNFTGHENLKKFAEYEISKVRAVQQVPPHVNIMKRLELADYEPASDSGNFRWYPKGRLVKSLIERYVTEKVIAYGGMEVETPVMYDLEHPSLASYLHRFPARQYILKSDDKEFFLRFSACFGQFLLAHDAQISYRQLPLKIYELTRYSFRREKSGELAGLRRLRSFTMPDCHALCADINQAKEEFVRRFRLSLETLEGLELTRDDCELAIRFTKDFYKDNRDFIVSIVKIFGKPALVEMWEERFFYFILKWEINFVDSLGKASALSTDQIDIENGARYGITFVDEKGEKVNPLILHCSPSGAIERDIYAILEKAYMDQQNGKAPMLPLWLSPTQVRIIPVSEEFYGDAESIAIRISEESIRADWDDRQMTMQKKVREAEMEWIPYIVVVGKREVETGNLAVRDRRLSRAGQSSRIRMMKLEDLIAEIKSITKGKPFMPLSLPMAVSKRPRFYG
- a CDS encoding alpha/beta hydrolase family protein — its product is MKRLLQPQSYFRSIYKKQTRTLGFQASDIEEWLLWRPKLRCKLAELLNLPEGFKINFKVVSEVSRPGFLMQKVLIETRPHLWAPLYILIPENINGKAPAVIALHGHGYGKDEISGITEEGKFRDSPEGIYKDFAVQLVRMGLLVAVPDQFAFGERRNVEDVRKGRRNNSCHLATVWAFMLGSSMVGFRVWDVMKIIDYLQQRSEVDARRIGGMGLSAGGTTLLYASAIDERIRVSVLSGSFCTFFDSILAMNHCICNYVPALLMYAEIYDIASLIAPRPLLIEAGINDPIFPINGVLKAYLETKKAYHLLNVGERLALDLFDGGHEVSGCKAFPWIMKWLSIEEPDILLMPM
- a CDS encoding alpha-glucosidase/alpha-galactosidase, with amino-acid sequence MIKITYLGAGSGFVPVLSKDIFQIPGLDCGELCLVDIDPERLELSQKATEVVNEK
- the ilvE gene encoding branched-chain-amino-acid transaminase, whose protein sequence is MSEREPLVYIDGKYYPKSEAKISVFDHGLLYGDGVFEGIRSYNGIVFQLKEHIDRLYNSARAIMLEIPLSKEEMIQAVLETLRVNGLRDAYIRLVVTRGVGDLGLDPRKCPRPTIIIIAVPMLKLYDDEKRNRGMSMIISWTRRDPVDATTHEIKSLNYLNSILAKIEANNAGADEAIILDTHGCICEPTGENIFIVKDGRLFTPPPSSGPLCGITASVVKKIAEKLGYPVIERAITVAELYSADEAFMTGTAAEIMPIREVNKRVIGEGKIGPVTRRLLEEFYKVVRDPSHGIPIERTI
- the dapF gene encoding diaminopimelate epimerase translates to MSKGIRIPFWKMHGIGNDYVLIDNRSGLLAEEILSNVARCICRRRFSIGADGLLLIEPSQVADVKMRIFNADGSEAEMCGNGIRCFAKYCYENGIVQKEEISVETLAGVRRVWLETEKGKVLSATVDMGKPIWERERIPVLGKGRFINESLKVDGALFKATCLSLGNPHCVIFVDNVKDFPVEKIGPKIENHPIFPSRINVEFVQILKMDEISVRVWERGVGETLACGTGACASVAAGNAIGKLGPKCIVHLLGGDLAIEYKIEGILMRGPAEKVYEGVILL
- the ala gene encoding alanine dehydrogenase, whose protein sequence is MKVLILTERDIEPLLSMEETIKAVEAAFKEKGLGHVQMPSKQFLIYDRYGGDLRSMPSYLERLDISAVKIVNSHPDNPVRHGLPTVMATIILIEPRTGMPLAIMSGNRITAVRTGAAGGIAAKYLARKEPKIVGLVGAGTQAKTQLQALLTVYESLDEVKVWSRPDSTREKLIEGIIEAYADFVKITPVEKVREAVIGADIVVTTTPSRRPIVSYEWVSEGQHFSCIGADAPGKEELDPKILKNAKIVLDDWEQGLHSSEVNVPYSRGLISERDIWGDICEVVAGLKDGRTSDREITVFASSGLAIQDAATAKLVYDKAVSAGIGQYIDFM